In the genome of Notamacropus eugenii isolate mMacEug1 chromosome 5, mMacEug1.pri_v2, whole genome shotgun sequence, one region contains:
- the LOC140508491 gene encoding olfactory receptor 14C36-like produces MSNFTIVNEFLLLGLSDIRELQILYSLLFLLIFLATLLGNLLIVMVTTIDRSLHTPMYFFLRNLSIVDACYITIILPRASTNSLLNSRVISKSECMAQIFLVVFFFYLELTCLAIMARDRYVAICHPLHYTVVMSPQVCTWMTLTCLLTGLLYAGFHTGYTFHLSFCQSNVIHQFFCDIPSLLKLSCSETFSNEIIIVASGLAVRGGCFTFITASYVQIFSTVLKFPVKENQRRAFSTCIPHIIVVLVFLISGFYVYLRPPSVSASVEDMILSVFYSVIPPFLNPIIYSLRNKQIKEAVKRVVKRNIFS; encoded by the coding sequence ATGTCTAACTTTACCATTGTGAATGAATTCCTTCTCCTGGGGCTTTCTGATATCCGAGAGCTGCAAATCCTctattctttgcttttcttaCTGATTTTCTTGGCTACCCTGTTGGGGAACCTGCTTATTGTCATGGTTACCACTATTGACAGGAGTCTTCACactcccatgtactttttcctgaGGAATCTGTCCATTGTGGATGCCTGCTACATAACAATCATTCTCCCTAGAGCATCCACTAACTCCCTGTTGAACAGCAGGGTCATCTCAAAGAGTGAGTGTATGGCCCAGATCTTCCTAGTGGTTTTCTTCTTCTACTTGGAGTTGACCTGTCTTGCCATCATGGCCCGTGATCGCTATGTTGCCATATGCCACCCACTCCACTACACAGTGGTCATGAGTCCCCAAGTCTGTACGTGGATGACTTTAACATGCTTGCTTACTGGTCTGCTATATGCAGGGTTCCACACTGGTTACacatttcatttgtctttctgCCAATCCAATGTGATCCATCAGTTCTTTTGTGACATCCCCTCTTTACTCAAACTATCTTGCTCTGAGACTTTCAGTAATGAAATAATTATAGTTGCCTCTGGCCTGGCCGTTCGGGGTGGCTGCTTTACCTTCATCACTGCTTCTTATGTTCAAATATTTTCCACAGTACTGAAGTTTCCAgtgaaagaaaaccaaagaagagcCTTTTCTACCTGCATCCCCCACATCATCGTTGTTTTGGTGTTTCTGATTTCAGGCTTTTATGTATACCTTCGACCACCTTCAGTTTCTGCATCCGTTGAGGACATGATACTTTCTGTGTTCTATTCTGTAATACCACCCTTCCTGAACCCCATTATATATAGTCTAAGGAACAAACAGATAAAGGAGGCTGTGAAAAGAGTGgtaaagagaaatattttttcctag